In Halogeometricum sp. S1BR25-6, a single genomic region encodes these proteins:
- the hisC gene encoding histidinol-phosphate transaminase: MRPRDLSAHQAYVPGRGAEEVARELGMDPDELTKLSSNENPHGPSPDAVAAIEDAAPEVHVYPKSSHTDLTDALAERWDLTSEQVWVSAGADGALDYLSRAFLEPGDRVLTPEPGFAYYPMSARYHHGEVAEYDLSKADDFAQTSEGVLDAYDGERIVYVTTPHNPTGSEMHRSDIVDLLESVDDETLVVVDEAYGEYSEEPSSIDLLSEHDNLAVTRTFSKAFGLAGLRIGYAAVPESWADAYARVNTPFAASEVACRAALAALGDEAHVETSVETAEWAREYYREELDAETWPSGANFVLAEVGDASAVAEAAQKRGVIVRDTSSFGLPECVRVSCGTREETTRAVEVLNEVIADLDAGVPEA, translated from the coding sequence AGTTGACGAAACTGTCCTCGAACGAGAACCCGCACGGACCGAGTCCCGACGCGGTGGCCGCCATCGAGGACGCCGCTCCGGAGGTACACGTCTACCCGAAGTCCTCCCATACGGACCTCACGGACGCCCTCGCCGAGCGGTGGGACCTCACCTCAGAGCAGGTGTGGGTCAGCGCCGGCGCCGACGGCGCCCTCGATTATCTCTCGCGGGCGTTCCTCGAACCGGGCGACCGCGTGCTCACGCCGGAACCGGGCTTCGCCTACTACCCCATGTCCGCGCGCTACCACCACGGCGAGGTGGCCGAGTACGACCTGTCGAAGGCCGACGACTTCGCGCAGACGTCCGAGGGAGTGCTCGACGCCTACGACGGCGAGCGCATCGTCTACGTGACGACACCGCACAACCCGACAGGGTCGGAGATGCACCGAAGCGACATCGTCGACCTGCTCGAATCGGTCGACGACGAGACGCTGGTCGTCGTCGACGAGGCGTACGGCGAGTACAGCGAGGAACCGTCGTCCATCGACCTGCTCTCCGAACACGACAACCTCGCGGTCACTCGCACGTTCTCGAAGGCGTTCGGCCTCGCGGGGCTCCGCATCGGCTACGCCGCCGTGCCCGAGTCGTGGGCCGACGCCTACGCCCGCGTGAACACGCCGTTCGCGGCGAGCGAGGTGGCCTGCCGCGCCGCCCTCGCCGCCCTCGGCGACGAGGCGCACGTCGAGACGTCGGTGGAGACGGCCGAGTGGGCCCGCGAGTACTACCGCGAGGAACTCGACGCGGAGACGTGGCCCTCCGGGGCCAACTTCGTCCTCGCCGAGGTGGGCGACGCGTCCGCCGTCGCCGAGGCGGCGCAAAAACGGGGCGTCATCGTCCGCGACACGAGCAGTTTCGGCCTGCCCGAGTGCGTCCGCGTCTCCTGCGGCACGCGCGAGGAGACGACGCGCGCCGTCGAGGTGCTGAACGAGGTCATCGCCGACCTAGACGCAGGGGTCCCCGAGGCGTGA
- a CDS encoding adenylate kinase family protein — MTRRIVLTGTPGTGKTTVSELVAERTGLDVVHLNDEIRDEKLYTERDDERDSLVADVEAITEWLGEWDGMVESHLSHLLDADVAVVLRCHPEELEERLRERGESEAKARENAESEALDVVLSEAVDRFGTEAVYEIDTTDRTPEAVADDVVAAVEGEMEPRAGTVNFIDYL, encoded by the coding sequence GTGACGCGCCGCATCGTCCTCACCGGCACGCCCGGCACGGGCAAGACCACCGTCTCCGAACTCGTCGCCGAGCGAACCGGTCTCGACGTGGTCCACCTGAACGACGAGATACGCGACGAGAAACTGTACACCGAACGCGACGACGAACGCGACTCGCTCGTCGCCGACGTGGAGGCGATAACCGAGTGGCTGGGCGAGTGGGACGGGATGGTCGAGTCGCACCTCTCGCACCTGCTCGACGCCGACGTCGCCGTCGTCCTGCGCTGTCACCCCGAGGAGTTGGAAGAACGCCTGCGGGAGCGGGGAGAATCGGAGGCGAAGGCGCGGGAGAACGCCGAGAGCGAGGCGCTCGACGTCGTCCTCTCGGAGGCCGTCGACCGCTTCGGTACCGAAGCGGTGTACGAGATAGACACGACCGACCGGACGCCCGAGGCCGTCGCCGACGACGTGGTGGCGGCCGTCGAGGGTGAGATGGAACCGCGCGCCGGAACCGTGAACTTCATCGACTACCTATGA
- a CDS encoding CDP-alcohol phosphatidyltransferase family protein: MTLDRYRSVADRLLDPFVGAADRLGLSPDGVSVVAFAFAVAAGVAFYLGTPLWYALGGVFVFLNGWLDLVDGALARAQGVSSDGGDLLDHVLDRYADIAMLVGLAAGIDSYGLGLAAVTGVLMTSYLGTQIQAVGLGRQYGGLVGRADRLALIGLVAFVAAAVPRPVFGLTPVGWLLVFFAVIGHFTALQRFWGAWSDLS; this comes from the coding sequence ATGACGCTCGACCGCTACCGCTCGGTCGCGGACCGCCTGCTCGACCCGTTCGTCGGCGCGGCCGACCGACTCGGGCTCTCTCCCGACGGCGTGAGCGTCGTCGCCTTCGCGTTCGCCGTCGCCGCCGGCGTCGCGTTCTACCTCGGGACGCCGCTCTGGTACGCACTGGGCGGCGTCTTCGTCTTCCTGAACGGCTGGTTGGACCTCGTGGACGGCGCCCTCGCCCGCGCGCAGGGCGTCTCCTCGGACGGCGGCGACCTGTTGGACCACGTGCTCGACCGCTACGCCGACATCGCCATGCTCGTCGGTCTCGCCGCCGGCATCGACTCCTACGGTCTCGGCCTCGCCGCCGTCACGGGCGTCTTGATGACCTCGTACCTCGGCACGCAGATTCAGGCGGTCGGCCTCGGCCGCCAGTACGGCGGCCTCGTCGGCCGCGCGGACCGCCTGGCGCTCATCGGCCTCGTCGCGTTCGTCGCCGCCGCCGTCCCCCGGCCGGTGTTCGGACTCACCCCCGTCGGGTGGCTCTTGGTGTTCTTCGCAGTCATCGGCCACTTCACCGCGCTCCAGCGGTTCTGGGGCGCGTGGTCGGACCTCTCCTGA
- a CDS encoding multiprotein bridging factor aMBF1 — MPQCEMCGKERPSLTTVKVEGAELELCDDCSQFGTEVRTESSSSGSTKYSTSSSSGSSSSSDSSGSGSSGGGGGSSQRRRDMFDDMDEIAGDYDDRIRDAREERGMSQEDLANSLNEKASLIRKLERADILPPDNVRKKLERKLEISLVEGGDDEENEWSGGSSTTTTLGDVVKRKD; from the coding sequence ATGCCCCAGTGCGAAATGTGCGGCAAGGAGCGACCGTCGCTCACGACGGTCAAAGTCGAAGGGGCCGAACTCGAACTCTGTGACGACTGTTCGCAGTTCGGAACCGAGGTCCGCACCGAGTCGAGTTCCTCCGGCTCGACGAAGTACTCAACGTCGAGTTCGTCGGGGTCGTCCTCGTCGTCCGACTCGTCGGGTTCCGGGTCCTCGGGCGGCGGCGGTGGCTCCTCCCAGCGCCGGCGCGACATGTTCGACGACATGGACGAGATAGCGGGCGACTACGACGACCGCATCCGCGACGCCCGCGAGGAGCGCGGCATGAGCCAAGAGGACCTCGCGAACTCGCTCAACGAGAAGGCGAGCCTCATCCGCAAACTCGAACGCGCCGACATCCTCCCGCCGGACAACGTCCGGAAGAAACTGGAGCGGAAGCTCGAAATCTCGCTCGTGGAGGGCGGCGACGACGAGGAGAACGAGTGGTCCGGCGGGTCGTCGACGACGACCACCCTCGGCGACGTGGTAAAGCGGAAGGACTGA